Proteins from a genomic interval of Papaver somniferum cultivar HN1 chromosome 4, ASM357369v1, whole genome shotgun sequence:
- the LOC113272666 gene encoding uncharacterized protein LOC113272666, with product MDSQSDNEATAPKRRRSKRTRYKNTNTIITPSTNNNHNNTTSCLSVENSSVSEISNEQEEVAMSLMMLSRDSTGYSRSELNCLVESSDNNSLFLEAKSSSLIKRTSENELNNVNLNEKKKLKGKKKLGVTRFDGKRSELGGCYGSGFSRNGELEVSASFGEEGEFKRPKFDDEFENSSYTRNRVSSKNARAELGKNLIREVENQSSFKYGKFNSSKRAKSDLYEDEFDRVSRKKAKYDGSDSEFCKSSSKKSKYKCTTCNKYFPSYQALGGHRASHKKIKGCSASKVDFSETSIETDLSPDPTADIKSCNNDNVSVFEVTASAETSPALKKNKHECPICFKVFSSGQALGGHKRSHLVGGSDTRSTPTIVLPQKLPVMRDLLDLNLPAPNDEETNTGDMGYEPWWVGNSHKHDQLVGLISN from the coding sequence ATGGATAGTCAATCTGATAATGAAGCTACGGCACCAAAGAGGAGGAGATCAAAGAGAACAAGGTACAAGAATACTAATACTATAATCACTCCTAGTACTAATAATAATCATAACAATACTACTTCTTGTTTATCTGTTGAGAATTCTTCAGTTTCGGAGATTTCGAATGAACAAGAAGAAGTAGCTATGTCTTTAATGATGTTATCTAGAGACTCTACTGGTTATTCTCGAAGTGAATTGAACTGTTTAGTTGAATCTTCAGATAATAATTCTTTGTTTTTAGAAGCTAAATCATCCAGTTTAATTAAGAGGACTAGTGAAAATGAGCTTAACAATGTCAATTTgaatgagaagaagaagttaaaagGTAAAAAGAAACTGGGTGTTACTCGATTTGATGGTAAAAGATCTGAATTAGGTGGTTGTTATGGTTCCGGCTTTTCGAGAAATGGTGAATTGGAAGTGTCAGCTTCATTTGGGGAAGAAGGTGAGTTTAAGAGGCCTAAATTTGATGATGAGTTTGAGAACAGTTCTTATACTAGGAATAGAGTTAGTAGTAAGAATGCTAGAGCTGAATTGGGGAAGAATTTGATCAGGGAAGTTGAGAATCAGTCTAGTTTCAAGTATGGGAAGTTCAATTCAAGCAAGAGAGCTAAATCCGACTTGTACGAAGACGAATTTGACAGGGTCTCGAGGAAGAAAGCGAAATATGATGGTTCGGATTCTGAATTTTGCAAATCTTCTTCGAAGAAAAGCAAATACAAGTGTACTACTTGCAACAAGTACTTCCCTTCTTACCAAGCTCTTGGAGGCCACAGAGCTAGTCACAAGAAAATTAAAGGTTGTTCAGCTTCGAAAGTGGATTTCAGTGAAACCAGCATTGAGACTGATCTTTCTCCTGATCCTACAGCTGACATCAAGTCCTGCAACAATGACAATGTGAGTGTCTTCGAAGTTACGGCTAGTGCTGAAACTAGTCCCGCACTGAAGAAGAATAAGCATGAATGCCCCATTTGCTTCAAAGTTTTCTCATCAGGGCAAGCTTTAGGTGGACATAAAAGGTCACAtttggttggtggatctgatacTAGGAGCACTCCAACTATAGTACTTCCGCAGAAGTTACCAGTAATGCGAGATCTCCTCGATCTTAATCTTCCTGCACCTAATGACGAAGAAACTAATACCGGCGACATGGGTTATGAGCCTTGGTGGGTTGGGAACAGCCACAAACATGACCAGTTAGTGGGTTTGATCTCTAACTGA